The following proteins come from a genomic window of Malus domestica chromosome 02, GDT2T_hap1:
- the LOC103455634 gene encoding uncharacterized protein isoform X1 → MYGSRGAMLGSGGVSDGYEVGSKRPRMMDPYFAVSSGASGFHPYGYGGNFQPPVFPVARLRGLPFNCTDIDIFKFFAGLDIVDVLLVNKGGRFSGEAFVVFAGPMQVELALQRDRQNMGRRYVEVFTCKRQEYYKAVAAEVNHEGIYDNDYQASPPPTKSKRFSDKEKMEYTEILKMRGLPFSAEKSEILEFFGEFKVVEDRVHIACRPDGKATGEAYVEFVSAEEAKRAMCKDKMTIGSRYVELFPSTPDEARRAESRSRQ, encoded by the exons ATGTACGGATCGAGAGG GGCAATGTTGGGAAGCGGGGGGGTTTCGGACGGGTACGAGGTCGGCTCAAAGAGACCAAGAATGATGGATCCCTACTTCGCAGTGAGCAGCGGCGCAAGTGGCTTTCATCCTTATGGCTATGGTGGGAATTTTCAGCCCCCAGTTTTTCCAGTGGCCCGTCTCAGGGGACTTCCATTCAACTGCACGGATATTGACATCTTCAAGTTCTTTGCTGGACTGGATATTGTTGATGTGTTGCTGGTCAACAAGGGTGGACGGTTCTCAGGAGAGGCCTTTGTTGTTTTTGCTGGACCCATGCAGGTTGAGCTTGCTCTACAGAGAGATCGGCAGAACATGGGTCGTAGGTATGTCGAAGTTTTCACTTGCAAGAGGCAGGAGTACTACAAGGCTGTTGCAGCGGAGGTAAACCATGAAGGAATTTATGATAATGACTATCAAGCAAGCCCTCCTCCAACTAAATCAAAGAGGTTCAGCGACAAGGAGAAAATGGAGTACACTGAAATATTGAAGATGCGCGGCCTCCCCTTCTCAGCAGAAAAATCTGAAATTCTTGAGTTTTTCGGAGAATTCAAGGTTGTAGAAGATAGGGTGCATATTGCCTGCCGCCCGGATGGAAAAGCTACCGGAGAGGCATATGTGGAGTTTGTCTCTGCAGAAGAGGCGAAAAGGGCAATGTGCAAGGACAAGATGACAATTGGTTCGAGGTACGTGGAGCTTTTTCCATCGACACCAGATGAAGCTAGACGGGCTGAATCCCGATCAAGGCAGTGA
- the LOC103455634 gene encoding uncharacterized protein isoform X2, with translation MQVELALQRDRQNMGRRYVEVFTCKRQEYYKAVAAEVNHEGIYDNDYQASPPPTKSKRFSDKEKMEYTEILKMRGLPFSAEKSEILEFFGEFKVVEDRVHIACRPDGKATGEAYVEFVSAEEAKRAMCKDKMTIGSRYVELFPSTPDEARRAESRSRQ, from the coding sequence ATGCAGGTTGAGCTTGCTCTACAGAGAGATCGGCAGAACATGGGTCGTAGGTATGTCGAAGTTTTCACTTGCAAGAGGCAGGAGTACTACAAGGCTGTTGCAGCGGAGGTAAACCATGAAGGAATTTATGATAATGACTATCAAGCAAGCCCTCCTCCAACTAAATCAAAGAGGTTCAGCGACAAGGAGAAAATGGAGTACACTGAAATATTGAAGATGCGCGGCCTCCCCTTCTCAGCAGAAAAATCTGAAATTCTTGAGTTTTTCGGAGAATTCAAGGTTGTAGAAGATAGGGTGCATATTGCCTGCCGCCCGGATGGAAAAGCTACCGGAGAGGCATATGTGGAGTTTGTCTCTGCAGAAGAGGCGAAAAGGGCAATGTGCAAGGACAAGATGACAATTGGTTCGAGGTACGTGGAGCTTTTTCCATCGACACCAGATGAAGCTAGACGGGCTGAATCCCGATCAAGGCAGTGA
- the LOC103455624 gene encoding rab escort protein 1-like isoform X2 has product MSDSSLYDPIELETTTFDLIVVGTGLPATVIAAAASAAGKTVLHLDRNHFYGSQFASLHLDQLTSFINSHATPPSTIIDTTSTSISHDYTVLDVTLRSVYSSIETANYAPEILADQSSKFLIDLGGPRVLFCADKAVDLIVKSGVDSYLTFKSIDVSFICDESGGLSNVPDSRSAIFKDKSLSLIEKNQLMRFFKLVQQHLAASAGDDGGSESSKISEEDLESPFADFLKRMRLPPKIKSIILYAISLADDDQDSLEVCKTVLKTREGMQRLDLYQKSVRRFPNVPGALLYPLYGHGEMSQGFSRCAAVKGCIQVLRMPVTALLMDKENGQYKGVRLASGEEKLSHLLVLDPTLTVRLPPTSSSPDLKETLQVLNLKDDKRKVARGICITTRSLKPDVSNLLLVYPPRSLFPEQDTSIRAIQIGGGSDKLAVCPSGMFVLYFSGLCDDAEHGKRLLHAAMNTLLTLPISANPESGSAVQSEDAEVKPTLLWSTLYIQELTMVHNGEHENIFFTPVPDGNLNYNDLVDSTAALFQKMYPDEAFFAETPSSPEEPENPEDDTELNLDD; this is encoded by the exons ATGAGTGACTCATCTTTGTACGATCCAATCGAACTCGAAACCACCACCTTTGACCTTATTGTTGTTGGGACAGGCCTCCCTGCAACAGTAATTGCCGCTGCAGCCTCTGCTGCCGGAAAAACTGTCCTCCACCTTGACCGGAACCATTTTTATGGCAGCCAGTTTGCCTCTCTTCACCTTGATCAGCTCACCTCCTTCATAAATTCCCATGCTACTCCGCCCTCTACCATCATCGATACTACCTCTACAAGTATTAGCCATGATTACACTGTCTTAGATGTCACCCTCCGATCAGTATACTCCAGCATTGAGACTGCCAACTATGCCCCAGAAATCCTTGCAGATCAGTCCTCAAAGTTCCTTATTGACCTGGGCGGGCCCagggttttgttttgtgctGACAAAGCCGTTGACCTTATAGTTAAATCGGGTGTGGACTCGTATTTGACCTTCAAGAGCATTGATGTGAGCTTCATTTGTGATGAGAGTGGGGGGTTATCCAATGTGCCAGACTCTCGATCAGCAATATTTAAAGACAAGAGCCTGAGTCTTATAGAGAAGAATCAGTTGATGAGATTCTTCAAGCTTGTTCAGCAGCATTTGGCAGCTTCCGCTGGCGATGATGGAGGGAGTGAAAGTTCAAAGATTTCCGAGGAGGATTTGGAGAGTCCCTTTGCTGACTTCTTAAAGAGGATGCGATTGCCACCCAAGATTAAATC GATTATTCTGTATGCCATTTCCCTGGCAGATGACGATCAGGACAGCTTGGAAGTTTGTAAAACTGTACTTAAGACAAGAGAAGGGATGCAGCGTTTAGATCTCTACCAAAAATCAGTTAGAAG GTTTCCAAATGTGCCTGGGGCTTTGCTATATCCGCTTTATGGTCATGGTGAGATGTCACAAGGCTTTTCCCGTTGTGCTGCTGTTAAAGGTTGCATCCAA GTTCTGCGAATGCCTGTGACTGCCCTGCTTATGGACAAG GAAAATGGGCAATATAAGGGTGTTAGATTAGCTTCAGGCGAGGAAAAGCTTAGTCATCTGCTGGTTTTGGATCCAACCTTGACAGTCCGATTGCCCCCCACTTCATCTTCACCAGATTTGAAAGAAACTCTTCAAGTTTTAAATCTGAAAGATGATAAACGAAAGGTGGCCAGGGGAATATGTATTACAACCCGTTCCTTGAAGCCAGATGTATCAAATTTATTGCTTGTATATCCTCCTAGAT CTTTGTTTCCTGAGCAGGATACTTCAATCCGGGCTATCCAGATAGGTGGCGGTTCGGACAAATTGGCTGTTTGTCCATCAGGCAT gtttgtattatatttctctggtTTATGTGATGATGCTGAGCACGGGAAAAGGTTACTACATGCGGCCATGAACACACTTCTCACTCTTCCTATATCTGCAAATCCTGAAAGTGGTTCCGCAGTTCAAAGTGAAGATGCAGAAGTAAAACCCACACTACTTTGGAGTACGTTATACATTCAGGAGCTCACAATGGTGCACAAT GGTGAACATGAAAACATCTTCTTCACTCCCGTGCCAGATGGAAATCTTAACTACAATGATCTCGTAGATTCAACTGCGGCG CTTTTCCAAAAGATGTATCCCGATGAGGCATTCTTTGCGGAGACACCCTCCTCGCCGGAGGAGCCTGAGAATCCGGAGGATGATACCGAGCTTAATCTAGATGACTAA
- the LOC103455624 gene encoding rab escort protein 1-like isoform X1, whose translation MSDSSLYDPIELETTTFDLIVVGTGLPATVIAAAASAAGKTVLHLDRNHFYGSQFASLHLDQLTSFINSHATPPSTIIDTTSTSISHDYTVLDVTLRSVYSSIETANYAPEILADQSSKFLIDLGGPRVLFCADKAVDLIVKSGVDSYLTFKSIDVSFICDESGGLSNVPDSRSAIFKDKSLSLIEKNQLMRFFKLVQQHLAASAGDDGGSESSKISEEDLESPFADFLKRMRLPPKIKSIILYAISLADDDQDSLEVCKTVLKTREGMQRLDLYQKSVRRFPNVPGALLYPLYGHGEMSQGFSRCAAVKGCIQVLRMPVTALLMDKENGQYKGVRLASGEEKLSHLLVLDPTLTVRLPPTSSSPDLKETLQVLNLKDDKRKVARGICITTRSLKPDVSNLLLVYPPRSLFPEQDTSIRAIQIGGGSDKLAVCPSGMFVLYFSGLCDDAEHGKRLLHAAMNTLLTLPISANPESGSAVQSEDAEVKPTLLWSTLYIQELTMVHNGEHENIFFTPVPDGNLNYNDLVDSTAARNRKALHAKYIRSTELPVVQPSLPSNPIKSCASMAVSASMEVANISNKVRREQRLAWQSACIK comes from the exons ATGAGTGACTCATCTTTGTACGATCCAATCGAACTCGAAACCACCACCTTTGACCTTATTGTTGTTGGGACAGGCCTCCCTGCAACAGTAATTGCCGCTGCAGCCTCTGCTGCCGGAAAAACTGTCCTCCACCTTGACCGGAACCATTTTTATGGCAGCCAGTTTGCCTCTCTTCACCTTGATCAGCTCACCTCCTTCATAAATTCCCATGCTACTCCGCCCTCTACCATCATCGATACTACCTCTACAAGTATTAGCCATGATTACACTGTCTTAGATGTCACCCTCCGATCAGTATACTCCAGCATTGAGACTGCCAACTATGCCCCAGAAATCCTTGCAGATCAGTCCTCAAAGTTCCTTATTGACCTGGGCGGGCCCagggttttgttttgtgctGACAAAGCCGTTGACCTTATAGTTAAATCGGGTGTGGACTCGTATTTGACCTTCAAGAGCATTGATGTGAGCTTCATTTGTGATGAGAGTGGGGGGTTATCCAATGTGCCAGACTCTCGATCAGCAATATTTAAAGACAAGAGCCTGAGTCTTATAGAGAAGAATCAGTTGATGAGATTCTTCAAGCTTGTTCAGCAGCATTTGGCAGCTTCCGCTGGCGATGATGGAGGGAGTGAAAGTTCAAAGATTTCCGAGGAGGATTTGGAGAGTCCCTTTGCTGACTTCTTAAAGAGGATGCGATTGCCACCCAAGATTAAATC GATTATTCTGTATGCCATTTCCCTGGCAGATGACGATCAGGACAGCTTGGAAGTTTGTAAAACTGTACTTAAGACAAGAGAAGGGATGCAGCGTTTAGATCTCTACCAAAAATCAGTTAGAAG GTTTCCAAATGTGCCTGGGGCTTTGCTATATCCGCTTTATGGTCATGGTGAGATGTCACAAGGCTTTTCCCGTTGTGCTGCTGTTAAAGGTTGCATCCAA GTTCTGCGAATGCCTGTGACTGCCCTGCTTATGGACAAG GAAAATGGGCAATATAAGGGTGTTAGATTAGCTTCAGGCGAGGAAAAGCTTAGTCATCTGCTGGTTTTGGATCCAACCTTGACAGTCCGATTGCCCCCCACTTCATCTTCACCAGATTTGAAAGAAACTCTTCAAGTTTTAAATCTGAAAGATGATAAACGAAAGGTGGCCAGGGGAATATGTATTACAACCCGTTCCTTGAAGCCAGATGTATCAAATTTATTGCTTGTATATCCTCCTAGAT CTTTGTTTCCTGAGCAGGATACTTCAATCCGGGCTATCCAGATAGGTGGCGGTTCGGACAAATTGGCTGTTTGTCCATCAGGCAT gtttgtattatatttctctggtTTATGTGATGATGCTGAGCACGGGAAAAGGTTACTACATGCGGCCATGAACACACTTCTCACTCTTCCTATATCTGCAAATCCTGAAAGTGGTTCCGCAGTTCAAAGTGAAGATGCAGAAGTAAAACCCACACTACTTTGGAGTACGTTATACATTCAGGAGCTCACAATGGTGCACAAT GGTGAACATGAAAACATCTTCTTCACTCCCGTGCCAGATGGAAATCTTAACTACAATGATCTCGTAGATTCAACTGCGGCG AGAAACAGAAAGGCCTTACATGCAAAATACATAAGAAGCACAGAACTCCCGGTGGTCCAACCGTCCCTACCATCCAATCCCATCAAAAGTTGTGCATCAATGGCTGTTTCTGCTTCAATGGAAGTTGCAAACATATCGAACAAG GTCAGAAGAGAACAGAGGTTGGCGTGGCAGTCCGCGTGTATTAAGTAG
- the LOC103418279 gene encoding protein RKD5-like isoform X1, with translation MDSCDCDCEPHLLRSLLVFKNTINHELIRSLHVYGLDEGKRNEVEREFVFRENGLYVELPAEPLLRLMKFPASQVLQGHVNGCWVCILAFHENSPPDFTCIPSILSVSRNPKLKTIPKLSNDLQIIFELSCKTDDKKSLQRSRQETSQVSNDSHHKSRRSPIPDLDLNSLPSPITMSDSSEDQESGRSSPGRTQCTRLPLYTGSGRGITEKKKRAPSGRIANIALSDLAKYFDLPIVEASRNLNVGLTVLKKKCREFGIPRWPHRKIKSLDSLIRDLQEETEIQQKENKAAALAVLKRQRMLERERESIERRPFLEMKTETKRFRQDVFKRRHRARALRSQGLSTSSN, from the exons ATGGATTCCTGTGACTGTGATTGTGAACCCCATTTGCTGAGATCGCTCCTCGTCTTCAAGAACACCATCAACCACG AGTTGATCAGGAGCTTGCATGTGTACGGATTGGATGAGGGGAAGAGAAATGAGGTGGAGAGAGAGTTTGTGTTCAGAGAAAATGGGTTGTATGTGGAGCTGCCAGCTGAGCCgcttttgagattgatgaaatttccagcTTCCCAAGTGCTCCAAGGGCATGTCAACGGCTGTTGGGTCTGCATTTTAGCATTTCATGAAAATTCACCACCTGATTTTACATGCATTCCCTCTATACTTTCAGTCTCCAG AAATCCGAAGTTGAAGACAATTCCAAAATTGTCTAATGATCTTCAGATAATTTTTGAGTTGAGCTGCAAAACGGATGACAAAAAATCATTGCAAAGGTCACGGCAGGAAACAAGCCAAGTGAGTAATGACAGTCACCACAAATCAAGAAGGTCGCCGATACCTGATCTGGATCTGAACTCTCTTCCTAGCCCCATCACAATGTCTGATTCATCTGAGGATCAAGAAAGTGGAAGAAGTTCACCAG gtcgtacccagtgcacaaggctcccgctttacacagggtctgggagag GTATtacagagaagaagaaaagggcgCCAAGTGGACGCATAGCAAATATCGCTTTATCAGATCTGGCAAAGTATTTTGATCTACCAATTGTGGAAGCTTCGAGAAATCTGAATGTTGGACTCACCGTACTTAAAAAGAAATGCAGAGAATTTGGCATTCCTCGGTGGCCACATAGGAAGATTAAATCGCTTGACAGTCTCATTCGTGATCTTCAG GAAGAGACAGAGATCCAACAAAAGGAGAACAAAGCCGCAGCCTTGGCAGTTCTAAAGAGGCAAAGGATGCTggagagggaaagagaaagTATAGAGAGGCGACCCTTCTTGGAGATGAAGACCGAGACCAAAAGATTCCGGCAAGATGTTTTCAAGAGAAGGCACAGAGCTAGAGCTCTTAGAAGCCAGGGCCTATCAACCTCTTCCAATTAA
- the LOC103418279 gene encoding protein RKD5-like isoform X2, translating into MDSCDCDCEPHLLRSLLVFKNTINHELIRSLHVYGLDEGKRNEVEREFVFRENGLYVELPAEPLLRLMKFPASQVLQGHVNGCWVCILAFHENSPPDFTCIPSILSVSRNPKLKTIPKLSNDLQIIFELSCKTDDKKSLQRSRQETSQVSNDSHHKSRRSPIPDLDLNSLPSPITMSDSSEDQESGRSSPGITEKKKRAPSGRIANIALSDLAKYFDLPIVEASRNLNVGLTVLKKKCREFGIPRWPHRKIKSLDSLIRDLQEETEIQQKENKAAALAVLKRQRMLERERESIERRPFLEMKTETKRFRQDVFKRRHRARALRSQGLSTSSN; encoded by the exons ATGGATTCCTGTGACTGTGATTGTGAACCCCATTTGCTGAGATCGCTCCTCGTCTTCAAGAACACCATCAACCACG AGTTGATCAGGAGCTTGCATGTGTACGGATTGGATGAGGGGAAGAGAAATGAGGTGGAGAGAGAGTTTGTGTTCAGAGAAAATGGGTTGTATGTGGAGCTGCCAGCTGAGCCgcttttgagattgatgaaatttccagcTTCCCAAGTGCTCCAAGGGCATGTCAACGGCTGTTGGGTCTGCATTTTAGCATTTCATGAAAATTCACCACCTGATTTTACATGCATTCCCTCTATACTTTCAGTCTCCAG AAATCCGAAGTTGAAGACAATTCCAAAATTGTCTAATGATCTTCAGATAATTTTTGAGTTGAGCTGCAAAACGGATGACAAAAAATCATTGCAAAGGTCACGGCAGGAAACAAGCCAAGTGAGTAATGACAGTCACCACAAATCAAGAAGGTCGCCGATACCTGATCTGGATCTGAACTCTCTTCCTAGCCCCATCACAATGTCTGATTCATCTGAGGATCAAGAAAGTGGAAGAAGTTCACCAG GTATtacagagaagaagaaaagggcgCCAAGTGGACGCATAGCAAATATCGCTTTATCAGATCTGGCAAAGTATTTTGATCTACCAATTGTGGAAGCTTCGAGAAATCTGAATGTTGGACTCACCGTACTTAAAAAGAAATGCAGAGAATTTGGCATTCCTCGGTGGCCACATAGGAAGATTAAATCGCTTGACAGTCTCATTCGTGATCTTCAG GAAGAGACAGAGATCCAACAAAAGGAGAACAAAGCCGCAGCCTTGGCAGTTCTAAAGAGGCAAAGGATGCTggagagggaaagagaaagTATAGAGAGGCGACCCTTCTTGGAGATGAAGACCGAGACCAAAAGATTCCGGCAAGATGTTTTCAAGAGAAGGCACAGAGCTAGAGCTCTTAGAAGCCAGGGCCTATCAACCTCTTCCAATTAA
- the LOC103455647 gene encoding probable serine/threonine-protein kinase PIX13, giving the protein MGNCWTSHDPRPNKYIPSTPGTSGTHSKNILSNTSSSVGRSHFSEASSSSKIEELQSQQPNGRILEFPNLRVFTFAEMKAATRNFKSDAVLGEGGFGIVFKGWVDEKTLQPSKAGTGMMVAIKKLNPENGQGFQEWQSEVNFLGRLSHPNLVKLLGYCWEDKELLLVYEFMQKGSLENHLFRRSAGIEPLSWDRRLKIAIGAARGLAFLHSSEKKIIYRDFKASNILLDGSFNAKISDFGLAKLGPVGGESHVSTRIMGTYGYAAPEYIATGHLYVNSDVYGFGVVLLEILTGLRALDLKRPKEQQQLVEWAKPLLLNKRKLKTILDVRMESQYAFKAAMQTAQITEKCLAPDPKSRPSMIEVVEQLEQIQAIKEQPKQSKLTSVQATFTFGASKQSIRRSSYHSRFHSSH; this is encoded by the exons ATGGGGAATTGCTGGACATCTCATGATCCTCGTCCGAACAAATACATACCTTCAACTCCAG GGACATCGGGAACTCACAGCAAGAACATATTATCAAACACAAGCAGCAGTGTAGGAAGAAGTCATTTTTCAGAAGCATCATcaagctcaaaaattgaagaattaCAATCACAACAACCCAACGGACGGATTTTGGAGTTCCCAAACTTGAGAGTCTTCACTTTTGCAGAGATGAAGGCTGCCACCAGAAATTTCAAGTCAGATGCAGTTCTTGGTGAGGGAGGATTTGGGATAGTTTTCAAAGGTTGGGTGGATGAGAAAACACTTCAGCCTTCAAAAGCTGGCACTGGAATGATGGTCGCAATCAAGAAATTGAACCCAGAAAATGGGCAAGGATTTCAAGAGTGGCag TCGGAAGTGAATTTTCTAGGACGACTTTCGCATCCGAACCTGGTGAAGCTATTAGGTTACTGTTGGGAAGACAAAGAACTACTCCTTGTTTATGAGTTCATGCAGAAAGGAAGTTTGGAGAATCATCTTTTCAGAA GGAGTGCGGGCATTGAACCGCTTTCTTGGGACAGAAGACTAAAAATAGCTATCGGAGCAGCTCGAGGCCTGGCCTTCTTACACagttcagaaaagaaaatcatcTACAGAGATTTTAAGGCCTCAAATATATTGCTTGATGGG AGTTTCAATGCAAAAATCTCAGATTTTGGCTTGGCGAAATTGGGGCCAGTTGGTGGAGAATCACATGTTTCAACTAGAATCATGGGAACATATGGTTATGCTGCTCCAGAATACATTGCAACAG GCCATTTGTACGTGAATAGCGATGTGTATGGATTCGGCGTTGTCTTGCTTGAAATTCTGACAGGGCTACGAGCACTTGATCTGAAACGTCCCAAGGAACAACAACAACTTGTAGAATGGGCTAAACCACTTCTACTGAACAAAAGAAAGCTGAAAACTATTTTGGATGTGCGGATGGAAAGCCAATATGCCTTCAAGGCAGCAATGCAGACAGCACAGATTACTGAAAAATGCTTAGCGCCGGACCCTAAAAGCAGGCCTTCCATGATAGAAGTCGTGGAGCAATTGGAACAAATTCAAGCAATCAAGGAACAACCAAAACAATCCAAACTTACATCTGTGCAAGCCACTTTTACTTTTGGAGCCAGTAAACAGTCGATTCGCCGTTCATCGTATCACTCTAGGTTTCATAGCTCTCATTGA
- the LOC103400423 gene encoding dehydrodolichyl diphosphate synthase CPT3-like, producing the protein MMEKNIVISESESRAIASQKLGGLGTFLRKCLFSVVSVGPIPEHIAFIMDGNRRYAKRRNLPVGEGHKAGFLSLMSILRYCYELGVKYVTVYAFSIDNFKRRPDEVKTLMDLLQEKIEGLLEKESIVNQFGIRVYFIGNLKLLNESVRVAAEKAMKATANNSKAVLLICVAYTSCDEIVHAVEESCNMKKSEIRAQINGTKGGCNGGMDGEAGLDTSEACNEKVEGEEKENARVKHVEKGEGEFLENEKQLPVVKVVDVEKHLYMSVAPDPDILIRTSGETRLSNFLLWQTSNCPLYSPAALWPDLGMWHLVWVILNFQRNHYYLEKKRKQM; encoded by the coding sequence ATGATGGAGAAAAACATTGTGATTAGTGAAAGCGAAAGCAGGGCAATTGCAAGCCAAAAGTTGGGGGGTTTAGGCACTTTTCTGAGGAAATGCTTGTTCAGTGTTGTCTCTGTGGGCCCCATTCCTGAACACATAGCCTTCATCATGGATGGAAACAGAAGGTATGCAAAGAGGAGGAACTTGCCTGTTGGGGAAGGCCACAAAGCCGGATTTTTATCTCTCATGTCGATTCTCCGGTACTGCTACGAGTTGGGAGTGAAGTATGTGACAGTGTATGCCTTCAGCATTGACAATTTCAAGAGGCGGCCCGACGAGGTGAAAACTCTGATGGATTTGTTGCAGGAGAAGATTGAAGGGTTGCTTGAGAAAGAAAGTATTGTAAACCAGTTTGGCATTCGGGTATACTTTATCGGTAACTTGAAGCTTTTGAATGAGTCTGTGAGGGTTGCTGCTGAGAAGGCAATGAAGGCCACTGCCAATAATTCAAAGGCTGTGCTTTTGATCTGTGTGGCTTATACTTCTTGTGATGAGATTGTCCATGCTGTTGAAGAATCCTGCAACATGAAAAAGAGCGAAATTCGAGCACAGATTAACGGAACAAAGGGTGGCTGCAATGGCGGTATGGATGGAGAAGCGGGGTTAGATACTAGCGAAGCTTGCAATGAGAAAGTTGAGGGGGAGGAGAAGGAAAACGCAAGGGTTAAACATGTCGAAAAAGGTGAAGGGGAATTTCTTGAGAATGAGAAGCAGCTTCCTGTTGTAAAGGTAGTGGATGTTGAGAAGCACTTGTACATGTCAGTGGCACCTGATCCAGACATTTTGATTCGAACTTCAGGTGAGACACGCTTAAGCAATTTTCTGCTTTGGCAAACTTCTAACTGCCCGTTGTACTCCCCTGCTGCACTGTGGCCGGATTTGGGTATGTGGCACTTGGTTTGGGTAATTCTGAACTTCCAGAGAAACCACTACTATTTGGAGAAGAAAAGGAAGCAGATGTAA
- the LOC114820062 gene encoding dirigent protein 19-like has protein sequence MALGLRFDIVLLPVLLSALLLTKAASISHHHHDRHHHHLKSLHFTLFQHETINRTGYIVVNGVTGPGVSQTTTPFGTVFVFQDPMTVTANRSSKAVGIAQGTSVTSSLDGLQSISVAKITLRLKNHSGSVSIVGGTHNVKPADHPVVGGTGDFLFVQGYVTSSPVDLRGLTVVYKIAFHLYWPPYATQAS, from the coding sequence ATGGCTCTCGGTCTGCGATTCGATATAGTTCTTCTTCCGGTTCTACTTTCCGCCCTCCTCCTAACTAAAGCCGCCTCTATCTCTCATCACCACCATGACCGCCACCACCATCATCTCAAGTCCCTCCACTTCACTCTCTTTCAACACGAAACCATAAACAGAACCGGATATATTGTAGTGAATGGTGTAACAGGACCAGGCGTAAGTCAAACCACTACCCCTTTTGGCACCGTGTTTGTTTTCCAGGATCCGATGACTGTCACAGCCAATCGATCTTCGAAAGCAGTTGGGATAGCTCAAGGAACTTCTGTCACATCCAGCTTAGATGGGCTTCAGAGCATTTCAGTAGCGAAGATCACTTTGCGCTTGAAGAACCACTCCGGTTCAGTTTCTATAGTCGGAGGCACGCATAATGTGAAGCCCGCCGATCATCCTGTTGTGGGAGGCACCGGCGATTTCCTGTTTGTTCAAGGCTACGTGACATCGTCCCCTGTCGATCTCAGGGGCCTAACTGTTGTCTACAAGATTGCATTTCACCTTTACTGGCCTCCGTATGCAACTCAAGCTTCTTAA
- the LOC103455656 gene encoding dirigent protein 2-like, producing MALALRFDIVLLPVLLSALLLTKAASTSHHHHDRRHHHNRHHHHLKSLHFTLFQHETRNRTGYIVVNGVTGPGVSQTTTPFGTVFVFQDPMTVTANQSSKAVGIAQGTTVSSSLDGLQSISVAKITLRLKNHSGSVSIVRDTHNVKATDHPVVGGTGDFLFVQGYVTSSPVDLRGLTVVYRIAFHLYWPPYTTQVS from the coding sequence ATGGCTCTCGCTCTGCGATTCGATATAGTTCTTCTTCCGGTTCTACTTTCCGCCCTCCTCCTAACTAAAGCCGCCTCTACCTCTCATCACCACCATGACCGTCGCCACCACCATAACCGTCACCACCATCATCTCAAGTCCCTCCACTTCACTCTCTTTCAACACGAAACCAGAAACAGAACTGGATATATTGTAGTGAATGGTGTAACAGGACCAGGCGTAAGTCAAACCACTACCCCTTTTGGCACCGTGTTTGTTTTCCAGGATCCGATGACTGTCACAGCCAATCAATCTTCAAAAGCAGTTGGGATAGCTCAAGGAACTACCGTCTCATCCAGCTTAGATGGACTTCAGAGCATTTCAGTGGCTAAGATCACTTTGCGCTTGAAGAACCACTCTGGTTCAGTTTCTATAGTCAGAGACACGCATAATGTGAAGGCCACCGATCATCCCGTTGTGGGAGGCACCGGCGATTTCCTGTTTGTTCAAGGCTACGTGACATCGTCCCCTGTCGATCTCAGGGGCCTAACTGTTGTCTACAGGATTGCATTTCACCTTTACTGGCCTCCATATACAACTCAAGTTTCTTAA